DNA sequence from the Maribacter dokdonensis DSW-8 genome:
AACAAAAAGGCTGGAAGTATCTTAAAGGTTCTAAAAGTGAAGTAAGACAGACTAAAGAAGGCTTTAAATATAATTATAGTGAAGGGAGTATGATTTTTCCAGATGCATTAGATAATGCTTCTAGAACAATTATAACAGGAGAAGGAGGCAAGTCACCATCAAGATTCAAGCATGTGGTAGAACAAAATGGGAGATTAAGAAGATTAACTCCAAAAGAACTTGAACGTTTAAATATGTTTCCTGACAACCATACAGAGTTAGATGGAATATCCGACACTAAACGAGCTTTTTTTATGGGAAATGCTTTAGTTGTTGGAATAGTTAAAAAATTAGGAGAAGAATTAAGCGAAAGAGTAGATGCTGATATAAACGAGGAACAATTTGCATAAACAATTACCATATGATGAAAAAGACCCTATCTCAATTGAGAATTATTCTAAAGGTCTAGTTAATAAATCTTTGAGAGATTTATACGGTAATGATTTAGAAAATGCATATTCTGGCAAAGGCAAACTTGGACAATTAGTTGAATTCTTATATTTTGGGTATAAACCAAACTCTAATCCTGAACCAGACTTCCCTGAAGCAGGTGTAGAATTAAAAACCACTCCTATAAAAAAAACCTCAAAAGGGCTTGTTTCTAAAGAGCGATTGGTTTTCAATATCATAGATTTCGAGGAAGAATATAAATATACTTTTAAAGAAAGTAGTTTTTGGAAAAAAAACAGTTTTTTACTCTTATTGTTTTATTTATATGAGAAAGATAAAATAGATATAGATTATCTGTTTAAAATAGCTAGATTATGGCGTTTTCCTTTGACTGACTTAAAAATTATTAAAGACGATTGGAATACAATTGTAACTAAAATTAAGTCTGGAAAAGCTCATGAAATTTCAGAAGGAGATACTTTGTATCTTGGTGCTTGTACAAAAGGATCTACAGCTTTAAAATCAAGAAGAACACAACCATTTTCAAATGAAAAAGCGCAACAAAGAGCATTTTCATTAAAATCAAAATATTTAAACTTTATTATAGCGAAAAGTTTAAAAGGAGATAATAATTTAACAAAATTTGATGATGAATATCTTCAATTTTTGGATGAAGATATTAATGCATTAAATGAATCTAAACCTGGATATGGTAATTTATTTGAGAATCATGAATCTATAATTAAAGATGTTAATGATTATAAAAAAGGGCAAACTTTTGAAGATGTAATTATTGAAAAATTCTCAAAATATTATGGTTATTCTGAACAAGAGCTAAAAGATAAGTTCAACCTAAATGTTAACTTAAGAGCAAAAAATAAAAGTTATGTTTTTGCAAAAGCTATATTAGGCATTAGTAAAGACAAAATTGAAGAATTTGAAAAAGCAGAAATAGAATTAAAAACTATTAAGCTTGAAGTAACAGGTACTTTAAAAGAAAGTATGTCTTTCGCACAAATAAAGTATAAAGAAATCATTAATGAAGAATGGGAAGAATCGTATTGGTTTAACAAGTTAACCAAACGCTTTTTATTTGTAATCTTTCAAAAAGATGAAAATAAGATTGCGAGATTAAAGAAAGTAATGTTTTGGACTATGCCAATTAAAGATTTAGAAACAGCAGAAAAGTTTTGGGAACACACCAAAGATAATGTCCGAAAAGGGGATTATGAAAATTTCTGGAAATTGAAAGATCACAATATTTGCCATGTAAGACCAAAAGCTGTTAATTCTAAAGATTTAATGGAAACTCCTCAAGGAACTTTTGAAAAAAAGAAAAGTTATTGGTTAAATAGCAGATTTATCTTAAAACAAATTTTTAATGATTAACCCAATAAATAGGAATATAAATAATTGGAGAATAACTATAAATGATAATGGAACAAACAACTGGCCGTAATCATATTAATCGAAATAAGTTAAACCATTTAGCAAATGATAGAGTTTGTAAAATAGTCGGTTGTAATAATGATTTTAGAATCAATAGAACTTCCGGTTTTTGTGATAATCATGAATTTCATGAACATGATTTATATTTAGAATTACATGATCCTGCAGGAACTTTAGTTAATGCTCCTGCACACAAGGACATAATTGATGCTTTAATTGAATGGTCTTCAACTAGGAATTTTGGCTTATTACCTTTTTTTTCTAGTCTATCTTTTAATTCATTAGGAAATGTTCCTGACGTATCCACTTTAGCGGGAAAAGTTGTCCATCCAGGAATTACAGTTCCAACAATTGGTTCTATTTATGATTCATTAATTGAGGTAATAAATAATTACTTTCCTGTAAACAATAACTCTTCATATCAACCATTGAAAACTCCTAGAGGTGAAATTCCTGCTATAGTTTTAGCTTATACATTTGCTGGTTTACTAATTTGTGAAGAAGCAAATAGAGGTGATAGATGGTTTTGTAGAATGGTAAGGAAAGAAGAAGCAAAAACCACTCAATTAGGAGCAGCAATGCCTATAGCGTATTTTGCAACTAGAATATTTCCTTGGGGTGTAGAAATGAATAAATCGGCTAGAAATCTCACTAGGTAGAAATGACCTCATAAAACTTTGGCTAAAAAAATAGGAGAGTGGAGCGTTAAGAATTTTACAGGGCTGGATAAAAAAATAGTTTACCGCTACAATTGGTTAGATTGCCTTTAAGCGGTCTTAAGGGCTTTAAATGGTTCCTAAAATTTAGCGACCAACTCGTACACCTGCCTGACGGCAGGCAGGTTGTTTCTAAATTCCGATAGCTACCAGAACTGTAAGCCTTGTTTTTTTGTTTCGCGGCCGCATCATCTCGCTCAAAGATACTTTGCCGTATCAAGAAAAAAAGATAAACATTACACTTAATGGTTAAAATGTTTAAAGTCTATTTTACATAATATTAAAAGTACTTAAAGTAATTATTGAAACAGAGCTAAGTGGTAGCAAGTGCTAAGAATTTTACTCGCAGAGAAAATTTTAGCTCTTGCGGAAAGCTGACTAAATGTTCATGAAAAATTTATGCCGTATAGTTTCTTATAAATCCTTTATTTCAAAATAATCTAAAAGTTTTGCTTTTTTTGGCGCTGGCCAAGCGTTGGCAAATTGTGTTTAGAAATGAACGCATTAAAGAGTTTATTTTTAAAAAACAATCGAGCGCTTGGTAGCGGCTATTTTACATAACCCGTGACAAAAGTTTCGTTTTTACATAATTACTTTGTTATAATTCTCCTGCGGGCCTTATAACGTAACTATGTAAAATAGCGCGGAAATGCGCTATTCACTAAATTACTATATTTGTACTATAATTTATATTATGTAAAATAGACTTTTAAACAACCCACTATCCTATACAAATTTCATAATTATACATAACCTAGGAAATACTAACTTATAAGTCCACCTACATCGTCTCACCGACTTTTCATCAATAGGATAATTATAAGTTCACGTTAGCAAATTTCAAACTAAGAAACCTTTTTAGGTTCTGAGTGAATATTAAGCGGCATGAAATACATAAACACCAACATGATCAGAAAATATAATACGGCAAATATGGTATACGTATAATCACCGGCATCTGGAGAAATTGGTAATAATACCAAAGACATGTTCAACATAGATTGTATCACCAAAACACAAATACCGCTTTTAGTTTTTGAATACACTATGGCACACATACCTGCTGCGCCCATCATATTCAA
Encoded proteins:
- a CDS encoding MutH/Sau3AI family endonuclease — protein: MHKQLPYDEKDPISIENYSKGLVNKSLRDLYGNDLENAYSGKGKLGQLVEFLYFGYKPNSNPEPDFPEAGVELKTTPIKKTSKGLVSKERLVFNIIDFEEEYKYTFKESSFWKKNSFLLLLFYLYEKDKIDIDYLFKIARLWRFPLTDLKIIKDDWNTIVTKIKSGKAHEISEGDTLYLGACTKGSTALKSRRTQPFSNEKAQQRAFSLKSKYLNFIIAKSLKGDNNLTKFDDEYLQFLDEDINALNESKPGYGNLFENHESIIKDVNDYKKGQTFEDVIIEKFSKYYGYSEQELKDKFNLNVNLRAKNKSYVFAKAILGISKDKIEEFEKAEIELKTIKLEVTGTLKESMSFAQIKYKEIINEEWEESYWFNKLTKRFLFVIFQKDENKIARLKKVMFWTMPIKDLETAEKFWEHTKDNVRKGDYENFWKLKDHNICHVRPKAVNSKDLMETPQGTFEKKKSYWLNSRFILKQIFND